The sequence below is a genomic window from Pirellulales bacterium.
TCGTCTCGCGATGTCCCGCCGAATATTCACATTCTGCTGCCTGTGCAGCCGCGTTGGCGGATTTCTTGCCTTTGCCGTGGGCTAGGTTTACATACATTGCGTAAATGTAGGAAGGAAGCGAGGATAGGCGTCGATTAACGACTCGAGTTGCCGTTACCGCTACCAAATGACGACCGACTCTCGCATCAGCGAACTCATCACGCGCTGGGAATCGCTCAATTTCCGGGGCGAACCCGTCAGCATTGAAGAGCTCTGCGGCGACTGCCCAGAGCTGGCCGACGAGTTGCGCAAACAGGTCGCGCTGTTGGCAAAGCCCGCGGATCAGGTGAACGAGACCCTGGCCGAAGATATGACCGCCGGCTCGACTCCCTCGGCGCAGTTGTCTCCGCCCCCTCGTCCCAGCGGCAGTCGCTATCCCGAGATACCCGGCTATGAAATCGTCGGCGAGCTTGGCCGCGGCGGGATGGGCGTCGTGTACAAAGCCCGGCAGATCAAGCTGAATCGGCCGGTCGCGATTAAGACGATCATTTCCGGCGCGCATGCCGGCGCTCGCGAGCGAGCCCGCTTCGCCGCCGAGGCCGAGTCCGTGGCACGTCTGCAGCACCCGAACATCGTGCAAATCTACGATGTCGGCGAACATGACGGTGCGCCCTACTTCTCGATGGAGTTTGTCGACGGCCCCAGCCTTCACCGCCGTCTGCAAGGACAGCCCGTCGATGACGTCACGGCTGCAACCGTGATGGAGACGGTTGCCCTGGCGATCGAATATGCCCATCAGCGCGGCATCGTCCATCGCGATTTGAAACCGGCGAACATCTTGATGGCCGGCGCCGAGGACATGTCCTTACGTGACTGCACTGCCAAGCTGACCGATTTCGGGTTGGCTCGCCAACTGCAGGATGACGTTCGCTTAACGCAGTCCGGAGTCGTGTTGGGGACGCCCTGCTACATGGCGCCCGAACAGGTCGAGAATCCCACCGCCGACATCTCGCCGGCCGTCGACGTCTATGGCCTGGGTGCCCTGCTATATGAAATGCTGACCGGCCGCCCGCCGTTTTCGGCCGAGTCGAATTTTGAAACAATGCGGCAAGTCGTGACCGAAGACCCGATCCGGCCCAGCTTGCTGCGACCCACGGTACCGCGCGGGCTCGAGAAAATCTGTTTAAAGTGCCTGCAAAAGCACCCCCAGGATCGTTACGCGAGCGCTCAGGCCCTGGCCGATGACCTGGCATTATTTTTAGATGGCGCCCACCCCACGGCCGAGAACGAACGCCCCAGCGGAGTTCGCCGTCGCACGCAGCGCCGCGCTACCACGGCCAACGCAAAGCGGCGGCAGCCCTGGCTAAAACGGCATTGGCAACTTACCGCTAACCTGGTGCTGGCCACGCTCGTGGTGGTCATGGCCGCGGCCGGCTATCGGCATTTGCGCCACGACGAAATGCCGGAAAGCGAAGCCAGTCTCACGAATCTTCCAGTCGCGGTGGATTCCGAGCCGATCAAAGTCGGCATCCTGCACTCGCTGACCGGTACGATGGCCATCAGTGAATCGGCCGTCGTCGATACGACGCGTTTGGCGATCGACGAATTGAATGAGCAAGGCGGATTGCTAGGCCGCAAGATCGAACCGATCGTGCGCGACGGCCGCTCCGACCCGGCGACGTTCGCTCGCGAGGCAAAGAAGCTGCTCGACGAGGATCACGTCGCGGTGGTCTTCGGCTGCTGGACCTCGGCCAGCCGAAAGACGGTACTGCCGATCTTCGAACTGCACGACAATCTCCTGGTCTACCCTGTCGAATTCGAAGGGCTCGAGCAAAGCCCCAACATCCTGTATGTCGGCCCGACGCCCAATCAGCAGATCATTCCGGCGGTAAAGTGGTGCTTTGCCTTCTTGGATCGTCCGGCGCGAAAATTCTTCCTCGTCGGGTCGGACTATGTCTTTCCGCACATCGCGAATGCCGTCATTAGCGACGAACTGAAGACAATGGGGGGCGAGGTGGTCGGCGAAGGCTATCTGCCGCTGGGCACCAACGACGCGTCCGAAGTGATTCGGCAGATTAAAGAGAGCAAGCCCGACGTCGTGCTCAGCACGATCAATGGTGACAGCAATATCGCATTCTTCCGCGGCATGCGCGCCGCCGGACTGAGCCCTGACAAGTTACCGGTGCTCTCATTCTCAATCGGCGAGCCCGAGCTACGCAGCATGCGGATTGACGATGTGGTCGGCGACTACGCCGCGCGGAATTACTTCCAAACCACCGATCGGCCCGAGAACGAGAAATTCCTCGAACGTTTCTGGGCTCGCTACGGCCGGCAACGAGTGGTGAGTGACGCCATGGAATCGGCGTACGTCGGCGTCCATTTATGGGCAAAAGCCGTACAAAAAGCCGGCACCGACGACGTCGTGAAAGTTCGCCAGGCACTACGCGGCATGAGCTTCGTCGGTCCGGGCGGGCCGATTTTCGTCGATCCGGTGCTGCTCAATACCCACCGCACCACCCGTATCGGACGCGTCCGTGCCGACGGACAGTTCGACGTGGTGGCCAGTTCCGGCAACCCGGTCGCGCCGGAGATCTTTCCGAAGTCGCGTACCCCCGCGGAATGGGAATCGTTGCTGCAGTCGCTCTATAAGAAATGGGGCAATAGCTGGAGCGGCCCCACCGGCGAGTAGCAGCCAAGCGCATCGTTTGGTTCCAAGCGCTTACGACTTCGGATCGGGCATCCCCGGCAAGCTCGCACGCAACCGAATCATCCCGCGCAACCAGCGGTCGTAATCGTCCGCCTTGCGACGAAAATACTCGGCCACCTCGGGGTGCGGCAGGATCAGGAATTTCTCCGTGGCCAGCCCCTGCACCACGGCCTCGGCAACCTGTTCGGCATCGATCGCTCCCTCACGAAGGAACACTGCGATCGGATCATCGGTCGACATCAGCATGTTCGTCCGCACGCCCAACGGGCACAGGCACGACACTTTGATCCCCACGTCGCGATAGGTAATCGCCAACCAATCGGCCAGCCCGACCGAGGCATGCTTGGTGGTTGAATACGGTGCCGAGCTCATTTGCGTGAGCAACCCGGCGGCCGATGCTGTCTGTAACAGATAGCCGCTGCCGCGCGCGATCATGCCAGGCAGGACAGCCCGCGCGCCGTACACGTGGGCCATGACGTTGACTTGCCAGATACGCTCCCACGCATCGAGCGGCGCATCGATACCGCCGCCGGTTTCGATCCCCGCGTTCGAGCAGAACAAATCGATCGGTCCGAACTTTTCAATCGCCCGCCCAACAAGTGCCACCAGGTCATTCGGTTTACTGACATCGGTTTGCACGGCCAGGCCGTTGATTTCCTTCGCCACCTCGCGAGCAGCCGCTTCGTCCAGATCGGCCACGACAATTCCTTTGGCCCCCTCTCTGGCAAAGCGCAGGCACATGGCCCTTCCGATTCCATGGGCCCCGCCGGTGACAACGACAACTTGATCCTTGATTTGCATGAAAACGCCTGACGTGCGAGAAGTGATGCGTCGAAGACCGCGGCGAGAATGCCGCGATGCGCATTGAACCTATCGGCGCGAAAAGCCTACGTCCAGCGAGATGGCCGTGCGGCCAAAACTTTTTTACAGATCCGCGAGGCGGCCAGTCGAGTCGCCCAGATGATCGGCGTGGGCGTCGACCCGATCCAACAGCGACAACCAAAGATTGTTGAGCGGCATTTCTTTTTCGAATTCCAGATGCCGGCCTGATTGGATGGTGCCACCGGCTCGACCAGCGACCAGAATCGGCAGCCTGTCGTGATTGTGCGCGTTGCCGTCCCCCAACCCACTGCCATAGGCGATCATGGCCTGATCCAACAGCGTTGCATCCCCTTCGCGCACCGACTTCAATTTGTCGAGCAGGTACGCCAGGCTTTGCGTGTGGAACTGATTAATCTGGCTGATCTTGGCCTGCTTCTGCTCGTCGCTGCCGTGGTGTGACAGATCATGATGCCCCTCAGGCACACCGATGAACGAATAGCTACGATTACTGCCGGCATTGCCGAACATGAAGGTGGCCACGCGCGTCAAATCCGCCTGGAACGCCAGCACTAGCAAGTCGGCCATCAGCCGCATGTGCTCGGCATGATCCGGCGGAATACCGTCCGGGCGAGCGTAGCTTGGCAACTCGCGCGACGAAGATTTCTCGGCATGCGCGATCCGCTGTTCGACTTCGCGCACGGCCGTCAGATACTCGTCCATCTTGCGCTGATCGGTCGCGCCCAGCTTTTTTTGTAACCGCCCAGCGTCCTCGCGTACGAAATCGAGAACGCTTTTCTCGTACTTGGCACGCGTCGCGCGCGCCTGATCGCTCTCGACGCTGGTACCGGCACCAAACAATCGCTCGAAGACCAGTCGTGGGTCGACTTCCTTCGGATTCGGCGTGTTAGGCGAACGCCACGACATATTCGAGGAATACGCGCAGCTATAACCCGAATCGCAATTCCCCGACTGCGCGCCGCGATCGACTCCCAATTCCAGAGACGGGAAGCGCGTCCGATGGCCAATCTGCTGGGCCGCGACCTGGTCGGCAGATACGCCAATGCGAATATTCGCGCCGTTGGTCTTAAAAGCCTGGCAACCGGTCAGAAAGCTCGATAACGCCCGGGCGTGATCGCCGGGACCATCTCCGTTGGCGCGCCCTTTGTCCTGGGCTAATCCCGTTAAGATGGTGAGGTAGTTCTTGTGCTCGGCCAGCGGAGCCAGGATCGGCGG
It includes:
- a CDS encoding transporter substrate-binding protein, which gives rise to MTTDSRISELITRWESLNFRGEPVSIEELCGDCPELADELRKQVALLAKPADQVNETLAEDMTAGSTPSAQLSPPPRPSGSRYPEIPGYEIVGELGRGGMGVVYKARQIKLNRPVAIKTIISGAHAGARERARFAAEAESVARLQHPNIVQIYDVGEHDGAPYFSMEFVDGPSLHRRLQGQPVDDVTAATVMETVALAIEYAHQRGIVHRDLKPANILMAGAEDMSLRDCTAKLTDFGLARQLQDDVRLTQSGVVLGTPCYMAPEQVENPTADISPAVDVYGLGALLYEMLTGRPPFSAESNFETMRQVVTEDPIRPSLLRPTVPRGLEKICLKCLQKHPQDRYASAQALADDLALFLDGAHPTAENERPSGVRRRTQRRATTANAKRRQPWLKRHWQLTANLVLATLVVVMAAAGYRHLRHDEMPESEASLTNLPVAVDSEPIKVGILHSLTGTMAISESAVVDTTRLAIDELNEQGGLLGRKIEPIVRDGRSDPATFAREAKKLLDEDHVAVVFGCWTSASRKTVLPIFELHDNLLVYPVEFEGLEQSPNILYVGPTPNQQIIPAVKWCFAFLDRPARKFFLVGSDYVFPHIANAVISDELKTMGGEVVGEGYLPLGTNDASEVIRQIKESKPDVVLSTINGDSNIAFFRGMRAAGLSPDKLPVLSFSIGEPELRSMRIDDVVGDYAARNYFQTTDRPENEKFLERFWARYGRQRVVSDAMESAYVGVHLWAKAVQKAGTDDVVKVRQALRGMSFVGPGGPIFVDPVLLNTHRTTRIGRVRADGQFDVVASSGNPVAPEIFPKSRTPAEWESLLQSLYKKWGNSWSGPTGE
- a CDS encoding SDR family oxidoreductase; its protein translation is MQIKDQVVVVTGGAHGIGRAMCLRFAREGAKGIVVADLDEAAAREVAKEINGLAVQTDVSKPNDLVALVGRAIEKFGPIDLFCSNAGIETGGGIDAPLDAWERIWQVNVMAHVYGARAVLPGMIARGSGYLLQTASAAGLLTQMSSAPYSTTKHASVGLADWLAITYRDVGIKVSCLCPLGVRTNMLMSTDDPIAVFLREGAIDAEQVAEAVVQGLATEKFLILPHPEVAEYFRRKADDYDRWLRGMIRLRASLPGMPDPKS
- a CDS encoding DUF1552 domain-containing protein; amino-acid sequence: MTERRHVTRRTVLKGLGTALALPMFDSMLPVRARAETAALTVLPRRLAFIYIPNGVHLPDWTPKAVGTDFDLPPILAPLAEHKNYLTILTGLAQDKGRANGDGPGDHARALSSFLTGCQAFKTNGANIRIGVSADQVAAQQIGHRTRFPSLELGVDRGAQSGNCDSGYSCAYSSNMSWRSPNTPNPKEVDPRLVFERLFGAGTSVESDQARATRAKYEKSVLDFVREDAGRLQKKLGATDQRKMDEYLTAVREVEQRIAHAEKSSSRELPSYARPDGIPPDHAEHMRLMADLLVLAFQADLTRVATFMFGNAGSNRSYSFIGVPEGHHDLSHHGSDEQKQAKISQINQFHTQSLAYLLDKLKSVREGDATLLDQAMIAYGSGLGDGNAHNHDRLPILVAGRAGGTIQSGRHLEFEKEMPLNNLWLSLLDRVDAHADHLGDSTGRLADL